A region of the Plasmodium sp. gorilla clade G2 genome assembly, chromosome: 9 genome:
aataaaaattctcGCTATGCAGTTCATTAAAAATTtgcatttaaataaaaagaaggaCAGTGATTCTAGTGAACAAGTTTTAactaataagaaaaataaaatgaaatatgaaGATTTTAATTTCATTCGTACACTTGGAACgggtatataaatatataaaatagatTTACTATTATATACTGAAATTAAgtgaaacatatatatatatatatatgtgacaattttttttttttttttttaaacaaataaaatgtaacatcaatataaattattttattattattttattttattttttttgaataaaaatGTGCAGGTTCCTTTGGTAGAGTTATTCTCGCTACCTATAAAAACGGAAACTATCCACCAGTAGCCATTAAACGTTTTGAAAAGTGTAAAATTATAAGACAAAAACAAGTCGATCATGTTTTTTCAGagagaaaaatattaaattatataaatcatcCATTTTGTGTAAGAAGCaataagaagaaaattaaataaaaaataagtgtgcataaatataaatataaataaatatataaatatatatatatatatatgcttatgttttattatttttcgtCTATTATTAACCTCCACGgatgttcatatatatgtgtgtgacCATCAACTTACATATCCATAAATATTGTCTATTCTTTTAAAACGTTAAATTTATAGGTAAATTTACATGGATCATTCAAAGATGactcttatttatatttagtCCTTGAATTCGTAATTGGTGGAgaattttttacatttttaagaagaaataaaagattTCCTAATGATGTTGGATGTTTTTATGCAGCTCAGATTGTTCTAATTTTTGAATACTTGCAAAGTTTAAATATTGTTTATAggtatattttgttttcaaaaaaaaaaaaaaaaatatatatatatatatataaataaattagtaattaaaatatatacaatattaacttattcatttatattgatttatattgatttatattcattcatAATTCCATTTCAACTTTAtaactttttctttttgaagAGATTTGAAACCTGAAAATTTATTACTTGATAAAGACggatttataaaaatgaccGATTTTGGATTTGCTAAAATTGTCGAAACAAGAACTTATACTTTATGTGGAACTC
Encoded here:
- a CDS encoding cAMP-dependent protein kinase catalytic subunit, giving the protein MQFIKNLHLNKKKDSDSSEQVLTNKKNKMKYEDFNFIRTLGTGSFGRVILATYKNGNYPPVAIKRFEKCKIIRQKQVDHVFSERKILNYINHPFCVNLHGSFKDDSYLYLVLEFVIGGEFFTFLRRNKRFPNDVGCFYAAQIVLIFEYLQSLNIVYRDLKPENLLLDKDGFIKMTDFGFAKIVETRTYTLCGTPEYIAPEILLNVGHGKAADWWTLGIFIYEILVGCPPFYANEPLLIYQKILEGIIYFPKFLDNNCKHLMKKLLSHDLTKRYGNLKKGAQNVKEHPWFSNIDWVNLLNKNVEVPYKPKYKNIFDSSNFERVQEDLTIADKITNENDPFYDW